From a region of the Apibacter sp. B3706 genome:
- a CDS encoding lipid II flippase MurJ: MAISSRKISLNIFIIKALTLVINLLIVSVSAKYFGLSLDRDIWIIATAFIVNLNNTFFNPISDVFRIKYVQVKEEESVQSALIKTGSLLLVYTIMVILLVVIFFFYGKNIIHSLFTVDGLLLNRYCLFVNILLYSILFTQFTSIGIGILNANNIFYIPEITSFFTSFFNLGIIYFGTSYIGIFSLYVGQYFNLLILSLVIIYFLRKNKLLPIFKWNKTFISQAKVFIVFGIPFYFPYIVGQINSLIEKSLSNKMGVGIVSMIDYAQKFTLLFQVVFTSIILTVIIPQLTKNFYRKEWEEYYTSFYNYLKFIILIVSFFVPLLYLNAYEINYIFFKKGVVSISNIEQISHLTKLYSISFIAICLYVYISPVMISQLKNKQQAVLGVLTQIGIIIFNCYFYKLYYQFTFPVSIGLFHLLIAFIMLYIISIHNKKKIFLYLFKSILLLILLLVIGEIINHFIHFNNIYFSLLFKTGIMSVIILAFTPLLGINVLFYFNQHLNKWNLKI, from the coding sequence ATGGCGATTTCATCACGCAAAATTAGTTTAAACATCTTTATTATAAAGGCACTTACTCTTGTTATAAATTTATTAATTGTTAGTGTTTCTGCAAAGTATTTTGGATTATCTTTAGATAGGGATATATGGATTATAGCTACTGCATTTATAGTCAATTTAAACAATACATTTTTTAATCCTATATCAGATGTTTTTAGGATAAAATATGTTCAAGTTAAAGAGGAAGAATCGGTTCAATCAGCATTAATTAAAACGGGTTCTTTATTGCTTGTCTATACTATTATGGTTATTTTACTAGTAGTTATTTTTTTCTTTTACGGTAAAAATATTATTCATAGTTTATTCACTGTGGATGGTTTATTACTAAATAGATATTGTTTATTTGTTAATATTTTACTTTATAGTATTTTGTTTACGCAATTTACTTCAATCGGTATAGGTATATTAAATGCAAATAATATATTTTATATACCAGAAATAACATCATTTTTTACATCATTTTTTAACTTAGGGATAATATATTTTGGTACATCATATATAGGTATTTTCTCTTTATATGTGGGTCAATACTTTAATTTACTAATTTTATCTTTAGTAATAATCTATTTTTTAAGAAAAAATAAATTATTACCTATTTTTAAATGGAATAAAACTTTTATATCTCAAGCGAAGGTATTTATAGTATTTGGTATCCCTTTTTATTTTCCTTATATAGTTGGTCAAATAAATTCATTAATTGAAAAAAGTTTATCCAATAAAATGGGAGTAGGTATTGTTTCAATGATTGATTATGCACAAAAATTCACTTTATTATTTCAGGTTGTTTTTACTAGTATTATATTAACAGTCATAATTCCTCAACTTACTAAAAATTTTTATAGAAAAGAATGGGAAGAATATTATACTTCCTTTTATAATTACTTGAAATTTATAATTTTAATAGTGAGTTTTTTTGTTCCCTTACTATATTTAAATGCTTATGAGATTAATTATATATTTTTTAAAAAAGGAGTAGTTAGCATAAGTAACATAGAACAAATTTCGCATTTAACTAAATTATATTCCATATCTTTTATAGCCATTTGTTTATATGTTTATATATCACCGGTAATGATTTCTCAATTAAAAAATAAACAACAAGCGGTATTGGGAGTTTTAACTCAAATAGGAATTATTATATTTAATTGTTATTTTTATAAACTATATTATCAATTTACGTTTCCCGTATCTATAGGTCTTTTTCATTTATTAATAGCTTTTATTATGCTTTATATAATATCTATTCACAATAAGAAGAAAATATTTTTATATCTATTTAAATCTATCTTATTATTAATATTATTACTAGTAATTGGAGAAATCATAAACCATTTTATCCATTTTAATAATATTTATTTTTCACTCTTATTTAAAACCGGGATAATGTCAGTTATTATTTTAGCTTTCACTCCTTTGTTAGGAATAAATGTTTTATTTTATTTTAATCAACACTTAAATAAATGGAATTTAAAAATTTAA
- the rfbD gene encoding dTDP-4-dehydrorhamnose reductase yields MKKILVTGGDGQLGRSLKQRLKEKPLANYSFTFTDVQELDILDEIFVKTYFFSNKFDYVINCAAYTAVDKAETDIEMAEKLNADAVKFLAKASASQKATFIHISTDYVFSGDESTPRKEDDPVAPLGIYGKTKLNGEILAQYYNPKTYIIRTAWLYSPFGNNFVKTMLKLFKEKEEINVINDQIGSPTNALDLADAILTIIQNDIGAYGIYNFSNEGECSWYQFSEEIKKISKSKIKINPIPTSDYPTPAKRPQYSLLDKTKIKNTFGISIPEWKDSLKELLNR; encoded by the coding sequence ATGAAAAAAATATTAGTTACAGGGGGAGATGGGCAATTAGGAAGATCTTTAAAGCAAAGATTAAAAGAGAAACCTCTTGCAAATTATAGTTTTACATTTACAGATGTTCAAGAGTTAGATATATTAGATGAAATATTTGTAAAAACGTATTTTTTTTCAAACAAGTTTGATTACGTAATTAATTGTGCTGCCTATACTGCTGTTGATAAAGCAGAAACAGATATTGAAATGGCCGAAAAACTTAATGCTGATGCTGTTAAGTTCTTAGCAAAAGCAAGTGCTTCTCAAAAAGCTACTTTCATACATATTTCAACAGATTATGTGTTTTCAGGAGATGAATCAACACCACGCAAAGAAGATGATCCAGTAGCACCTTTAGGTATTTACGGTAAAACCAAATTAAATGGAGAGATACTAGCTCAATACTATAATCCAAAAACATATATAATAAGAACGGCTTGGCTATATTCTCCTTTTGGGAATAATTTTGTGAAAACGATGTTAAAATTATTTAAAGAAAAAGAAGAAATAAATGTTATTAACGATCAAATAGGATCTCCTACAAATGCATTAGATTTAGCAGATGCTATCTTAACTATTATACAAAATGATATAGGAGCTTATGGAATATACAATTTTTCAAATGAAGGCGAATGTTCTTGGTATCAATTTAGTGAAGAAATAAAAAAAATAAGTAAATCTAAAATTAAAATCAATCCTATTCCTACTTCAGACTATCCTACTCCCGCAAAACGACCGCAGTATAGCTTGTTAGATAAAACTAAAATTAAAAATACATTTGGAATTTCAATCCCTGAATGGAAAGATAGTTTAAAAGAATTGCTCAATAGATGA
- a CDS encoding glycosyltransferase family 4 protein yields MSSKIMILSLGRTGSLPLYSDNIVLHFPENSYDYYKSKYAIEGISIPNQKSLITYKSAFSFILNTLFILPFYSLVLLPKIVKNYRILYLPYFHLWNLPFILLFRLLGRDVILTVHDGILHKGENGFLLQQYSNLNIRLSSKLIFLTNYVKVNVEKTLKLIKTSIIVPHGLIETISLVDSPSKINRGKNILFIGRISPYKGVELLAEVIEDIRDKIDKCIIAGKSIYDLKIKDTDKLKIQDKYLSDVEIGGLLNWADILVLPYLEATQSGVITLGISSELPMVCTNVGGFNEQLDQDECIWVEPNKDSLKKGLVHLIENQSQRDYLIKKMHKKKLSLKWDTISLQIFKFLNTNE; encoded by the coding sequence ATGAGTAGTAAGATTATGATCTTATCTTTAGGTAGGACAGGAAGTTTACCACTATATTCTGATAATATAGTTTTACATTTTCCTGAAAATAGTTACGATTACTATAAATCTAAATATGCTATAGAAGGTATTTCAATACCTAATCAAAAATCATTAATAACCTATAAATCAGCTTTTTCCTTTATTTTAAATACACTTTTTATACTCCCATTTTATAGTTTAGTTCTTTTACCTAAAATAGTGAAAAATTACAGAATTCTATATTTACCATATTTTCATTTATGGAATTTACCATTTATATTGCTCTTTAGATTATTAGGTCGCGACGTAATATTGACAGTACATGATGGTATATTGCATAAAGGTGAAAACGGTTTTTTGCTTCAACAATATTCTAATTTAAATATTAGATTGAGCTCTAAATTAATTTTTTTAACAAACTATGTTAAAGTTAATGTGGAAAAAACGTTAAAATTAATTAAAACGAGTATTATAGTTCCTCATGGATTGATTGAAACAATATCATTAGTTGATTCTCCTTCTAAAATAAATAGGGGGAAAAATATACTTTTTATAGGAAGAATTAGTCCTTATAAAGGTGTAGAGCTTTTAGCTGAGGTCATTGAAGATATAAGGGATAAAATAGATAAATGTATAATTGCCGGAAAAAGCATTTATGATTTAAAAATTAAAGATACGGATAAATTAAAAATTCAGGATAAATACCTATCTGATGTCGAAATAGGTGGACTTTTAAATTGGGCAGATATTTTAGTTTTACCTTATTTGGAAGCGACACAATCGGGAGTTATAACTCTCGGGATTAGTTCAGAATTACCTATGGTTTGTACAAATGTTGGAGGTTTTAATGAACAATTAGATCAAGATGAATGTATTTGGGTTGAGCCCAATAAAGATTCATTAAAGAAAGGTTTAGTACATTTAATTGAAAATCAATCTCAAAGAGATTATTTAATTAAGAAAATGCATAAAAAGAAACTATCTCTTAAATGGGATACAATTTCATTACAAATATTTAAATTTTTAAATACTAATGAATAA
- a CDS encoding O-antigen ligase family protein: protein MLLVFVFLINTRIAVCSSILGSIFITLYKFKSSFTIKQSVLITAIVFIFIVIFITLFPYTIKKYTTVSFGNMDKIGKLDEVENPEGEIYNSLVTRISIWKSALDLSKRNIWFGVGASDGKRKLFDYYYETDQMFLFKYKFPVHNQYLDYLIRFGIVGLVLLIIFMALPLYIGFKLHNSLIIYYSLSFIVANITDDFLIRFDGIVFSCILVSFFGYLYVRNQDKYFLKE, encoded by the coding sequence ATGTTGTTGGTTTTTGTTTTCTTAATCAATACGCGGATAGCTGTTTGTAGTTCAATACTGGGTTCAATATTTATAACCTTATATAAATTTAAATCTTCATTTACTATTAAACAAAGCGTTTTAATTACAGCCATAGTTTTTATCTTTATAGTCATTTTTATAACACTTTTCCCATATACAATAAAGAAATATACAACGGTTTCATTTGGAAACATGGATAAAATTGGAAAACTTGATGAGGTTGAAAATCCTGAAGGTGAAATTTACAATTCGTTAGTAACAAGAATAAGTATTTGGAAATCAGCTTTAGACTTGTCTAAAAGGAATATTTGGTTTGGAGTAGGAGCCTCAGACGGGAAAAGAAAACTATTTGATTACTACTATGAAACAGACCAGATGTTTTTATTTAAATATAAATTTCCGGTTCACAATCAATACTTAGATTATTTAATAAGGTTTGGAATTGTAGGCCTGGTGTTGTTAATTATTTTTATGGCATTACCACTTTATATTGGGTTTAAATTACATAACTCTTTAATAATTTATTATTCTCTATCATTTATAGTAGCCAATATAACAGATGATTTTTTAATTCGTTTTGATGGAATCGTATTTAGCTGTATTTTAGTTAGTTTTTTTGGGTATTTATATGTACGGAATCAAGATAAATATTTTTTAAAAGAGTAA
- a CDS encoding exopolysaccharide biosynthesis polyprenyl glycosylphosphotransferase: MRYTRYLKNSYFLQLLFDIVFIIILFFHFLKIQYYHLGIYVVSLRELLDAHYKALILLLMSWYFISLKTHLYEIKRNTGIGIILKNNIFQIILFGVITFFVSGLKKDDLFSNKVTIYFLISLFLITFFIRAVLFLFLKIYRTLGGNYIRVIFIDENNNTPSFIKFLSKRKDYGYVNCGSFLANIEDDIEKNKYKFDLEKLKSFILEEEILIIFFSLNGKLSHSVHDQLVVLAQKLHVEIRFIPSTLYNSFYSLDLEYYDTYPILLFKKFPLDDFWNQFIKRLFDILFSLFVIIFILSWLYPLIAIAILLESGKPVIYAQKRVGLGGNIFYCYKFRTMKNSKDNDIKATVKDDSRVTQLGRILRKSSLDEMPQFFNVLKGNMSVVGPRPHMVVQDIYYNDLLLRYSRRHHVKPGITGLAQVKGFRGEINSREDMQKRIIADIYYVRKWTFYLDMIIILRTVFKTIGGDKKAI; the protein is encoded by the coding sequence ATGAGGTATACTCGATATTTAAAAAATAGTTATTTTTTACAACTATTGTTCGATATAGTTTTCATAATTATTTTATTCTTTCATTTTTTAAAAATTCAATATTATCATTTAGGTATATATGTTGTTTCATTAAGAGAATTATTAGATGCACATTATAAGGCGTTAATATTACTTTTGATGAGCTGGTATTTTATTTCACTGAAAACCCATTTATATGAGATTAAAAGGAATACCGGTATTGGAATAATTTTAAAAAACAACATTTTTCAGATTATTTTATTTGGTGTCATAACCTTTTTTGTGTCAGGATTAAAAAAGGATGATCTATTTTCAAATAAAGTGACTATATATTTTTTAATATCTCTATTTCTGATTACTTTTTTTATTAGAGCTGTTCTTTTTCTATTTTTAAAAATTTATAGAACTTTAGGAGGAAATTATATAAGAGTTATTTTTATTGATGAGAATAATAATACCCCATCATTTATAAAATTTTTGTCTAAAAGAAAAGATTATGGATATGTAAATTGTGGAAGTTTTTTAGCAAACATTGAAGATGATATAGAAAAAAATAAATACAAATTTGATTTAGAAAAGTTAAAAAGTTTTATACTTGAAGAAGAAATATTAATAATATTTTTTTCATTAAACGGTAAACTTTCGCATTCTGTTCATGATCAATTAGTCGTATTAGCACAAAAACTTCATGTAGAAATTAGATTTATTCCAAGCACTTTATACAATTCATTTTATAGTCTGGATTTAGAATATTATGATACGTATCCAATATTGTTATTTAAAAAATTTCCTTTAGATGATTTTTGGAATCAATTTATCAAAAGGCTATTTGATATTCTATTTTCATTGTTTGTAATAATTTTTATTTTAAGTTGGCTATACCCTCTTATTGCAATAGCAATTTTGCTAGAATCGGGCAAACCTGTAATCTATGCTCAAAAAAGAGTGGGATTAGGAGGGAATATATTTTATTGCTATAAATTCCGAACGATGAAAAACAGTAAAGATAATGACATTAAAGCTACTGTGAAAGATGATTCCAGAGTTACTCAATTAGGTAGAATATTACGAAAATCAAGTTTAGATGAAATGCCTCAGTTTTTTAATGTATTGAAAGGAAATATGTCTGTTGTTGGACCTAGACCTCATATGGTTGTTCAAGATATTTATTATAATGATCTTTTATTAAGATATAGTCGTAGACACCATGTTAAACCTGGAATTACCGGATTAGCTCAAGTAAAAGGTTTTAGAGGGGAAATAAATTCCAGAGAAGATATGCAAAAAAGAATAATTGCAGACATTTATTATGTTAGAAAATGGACTTTTTATTTAGATATGATTATAATCTTGAGAACCGTATTTAAGACTATTGGAGGAGATAAGAAAGCAATTTAA
- a CDS encoding glycosyltransferase, translating to MDKIKVLHVVEALGGGIYTYIKDLTIFFGKQSNLFDTTIAYCGKRREVANIDIKKELSNGVSLIELDINKEISLKDFKSIYELLNICKSLKPDIIHLHSSKAGVIGRFVSLFYKKAVVFYTPHAYSFLRKDISYLKKEFFYYIEKYTSKFFGGTTIACGDSEFEYGKKFGKTLLVRNGINIEAISDKFKRKIIKNNRLVIGIIGRISHIKNPWLFNNIAKNNPDIDFLWIGDGELRDAITSQNITITGWLNRENIFDYLNQLDIYIQTSLWEGLPIAPLEAMAFQKPILATNIIGNKDIVKHGETGFLFTNENDIQEFINILKDHLTREKMGKLGLERCMEYFDLNKNFTLLKNIYLDSVHINTQKN from the coding sequence ATGGATAAAATAAAAGTTTTACATGTTGTTGAGGCCCTTGGTGGGGGTATTTATACGTATATCAAAGACTTAACGATTTTTTTTGGAAAACAATCTAATTTATTTGATACTACTATTGCATATTGTGGAAAACGTCGTGAAGTTGCTAATATAGATATTAAAAAGGAATTATCTAACGGGGTTTCATTAATTGAATTAGATATTAATAAAGAAATTTCTTTAAAAGATTTTAAAAGCATATATGAATTATTAAATATATGTAAATCATTAAAACCTGACATTATACACCTTCATTCATCTAAAGCGGGAGTAATTGGAAGATTTGTATCCTTATTTTACAAAAAAGCAGTTGTATTTTATACTCCTCATGCTTATTCTTTTTTACGTAAAGATATTTCTTATTTAAAAAAAGAATTTTTTTATTATATAGAAAAATATACTTCCAAATTTTTTGGGGGAACGACAATTGCATGTGGAGATAGTGAATTTGAATATGGAAAAAAATTCGGCAAAACATTATTGGTAAGAAATGGGATTAATATTGAAGCTATATCAGATAAATTTAAACGTAAAATAATTAAAAATAATCGGTTAGTTATAGGTATCATTGGAAGAATATCACATATTAAAAATCCTTGGTTATTTAATAATATTGCCAAAAATAACCCTGATATAGATTTTTTATGGATTGGAGACGGAGAATTACGAGATGCTATTACTTCCCAAAATATAACTATAACGGGTTGGTTAAATCGTGAAAATATTTTTGATTATTTAAACCAATTAGATATATATATTCAAACATCCTTATGGGAGGGACTACCTATTGCCCCTTTAGAAGCTATGGCATTTCAAAAGCCGATTCTAGCAACAAATATAATTGGAAATAAAGATATCGTAAAACACGGAGAAACCGGATTTTTATTTACGAATGAAAATGATATTCAAGAATTTATTAATATCTTAAAAGATCATTTAACCCGTGAAAAAATGGGCAAATTAGGATTAGAAAGATGTATGGAATATTTTGATCTTAATAAAAATTTTACTCTTTTAAAAAATATTTATCTTGATTCCGTACATATAAATACCCAAAAAAACTAA
- a CDS encoding glycosyltransferase family 2 protein, whose protein sequence is MEYKIIIVNYNGCSDTIECLESLLKSTNQNFQLFIVDNSSKNDDYEIFKKWGQNISTDIETKFPELVFPISEKSSQDLLYLNEEEFYELKDIEQKIVFIRAKENKGFSAANNIVLKYLKKQDKYDYIWLLNNDTVVPVDFLNNISKKFEKIPKYIGIIGNSLCYYNQPEILQCVANKYSDWLAHTFPLYECMNYSDIPKKAIYNLIPIGASMFIKKECFMEVGFLEEDYFLYFEEWDYTSRAKKKDWKSIIFTDLYIYHKHGTTIDNGNNEGKSKTLFSDYYLLINKLVFAKKNLKWYHLPSVYLSFVPVIINRIRRGQWDRVKMIFKIILGLKYDVK, encoded by the coding sequence TTGGAGTATAAAATTATTATAGTAAATTATAATGGATGTTCAGACACTATAGAATGTTTGGAATCATTATTAAAATCTACCAATCAAAACTTTCAATTGTTTATTGTAGATAATTCATCAAAAAATGATGATTATGAAATATTTAAGAAATGGGGTCAAAACATTTCCACGGATATAGAAACCAAATTCCCAGAATTGGTTTTTCCAATTTCAGAAAAGTCGAGTCAAGATTTGTTGTATTTAAATGAAGAAGAATTTTATGAGTTAAAAGATATTGAACAAAAAATTGTTTTTATTAGAGCAAAGGAAAACAAAGGATTTTCAGCTGCAAATAATATTGTTTTAAAATATTTAAAAAAACAGGATAAATATGACTATATTTGGCTCTTAAATAATGATACTGTAGTACCCGTAGATTTTTTGAATAATATTTCGAAAAAATTTGAAAAAATACCTAAATATATCGGTATAATAGGAAATTCTTTGTGTTATTATAATCAGCCGGAAATATTACAATGTGTAGCTAATAAATATAGTGATTGGCTTGCTCATACCTTTCCTTTATATGAATGCATGAATTATTCGGATATTCCTAAAAAAGCAATATACAATTTAATACCCATAGGAGCTTCAATGTTTATAAAAAAAGAATGTTTTATGGAAGTAGGATTTCTCGAAGAAGATTATTTTTTGTATTTTGAAGAGTGGGATTATACTAGTAGAGCAAAGAAAAAAGATTGGAAATCAATAATATTTACTGATTTATATATTTATCATAAACACGGAACAACTATAGATAACGGAAATAATGAAGGTAAATCTAAAACTTTATTTTCAGATTATTATTTGTTAATTAATAAACTGGTTTTTGCAAAGAAAAACTTAAAATGGTATCATTTACCATCAGTTTATTTAAGTTTTGTACCCGTCATAATTAATAGAATAAGACGAGGGCAATGGGATAGGGTGAAGATGATATTTAAAATAATTTTAGGATTAAAATATGATGTGAAATGA
- a CDS encoding glycosyltransferase has translation MEFKNLTLIFAHFEKEHLGKDVFLVPYYLGKELSYEVTIVYKKTKTNNLFKNNSYKGVKLRSLINIFKLNKLQNTSFFLSSLLYVIKNGKKIDLLMTFHFRFTSAILCVLYKMINPNGKFYLKVDGGKDIVEVRKKASYFKNLLYNKLLNQSDYISLETSKVYKLWIDHLNIQEKIFLVRNGFDEKELEKSSIKLIPFTKKENIVITVGRIGAVEKNTLMFLKAIEKLSELKDWKFFLIGPIEEKFKNSINEFYIKNPKLKDKIIFTGSIYEKKDLWEYYNKAKVFVLTSITESFALVYTEAYRFNNYIISTDVGGAKDTIEKNQNFGKLVGQNNDEELKSILEQIINDNDYFLKYPDKDHSDNSWQICLKSLVDSIKNNKIGV, from the coding sequence ATGGAATTTAAAAATTTAACCTTAATTTTTGCTCATTTTGAAAAAGAACATTTAGGAAAAGATGTTTTTCTAGTCCCTTATTATCTTGGAAAAGAATTATCCTATGAAGTAACCATAGTATATAAAAAAACTAAAACAAACAATTTATTTAAAAATAATAGCTACAAGGGAGTTAAATTACGTTCCTTAATAAATATATTTAAGCTAAATAAATTACAAAATACATCATTTTTTTTATCTTCATTGCTTTATGTTATTAAGAATGGTAAAAAGATTGATTTATTAATGACTTTTCATTTCAGGTTTACAAGTGCCATATTATGCGTTTTATATAAAATGATCAATCCTAATGGGAAGTTTTATTTAAAAGTGGATGGTGGAAAAGACATTGTAGAAGTGAGAAAAAAAGCATCATATTTTAAAAATTTATTATATAATAAATTGCTCAATCAAAGTGATTATATTTCATTAGAAACGAGTAAAGTATATAAATTGTGGATAGATCACTTAAATATACAAGAAAAAATATTTTTAGTTAGAAATGGATTCGATGAAAAGGAGCTTGAAAAATCGTCAATTAAATTAATTCCTTTTACAAAAAAAGAAAATATAGTTATCACGGTTGGACGAATAGGTGCGGTTGAAAAAAATACATTAATGTTTTTAAAAGCTATTGAAAAATTATCTGAATTAAAGGATTGGAAATTTTTTTTAATAGGCCCAATCGAAGAAAAGTTTAAAAATAGTATAAATGAGTTTTATATTAAAAATCCGAAATTAAAAGATAAAATTATTTTTACAGGATCAATTTATGAGAAAAAGGATTTATGGGAGTATTATAATAAAGCAAAAGTATTTGTTTTAACTTCGATTACGGAAAGTTTTGCTTTAGTATATACGGAAGCATATAGATTTAATAATTATATTATTTCAACGGATGTAGGTGGGGCAAAAGATACCATAGAAAAAAATCAAAATTTTGGAAAATTAGTGGGACAAAATAATGATGAAGAATTAAAATCTATTTTAGAACAAATAATTAATGATAATGATTATTTTTTAAAATATCCTGATAAGGATCATTCTGATAATTCATGGCAAATATGTTTAAAATCATTAGTTGATAGTATTAAAAATAATAAAATTGGAGTATAA